A single genomic interval of Orcinus orca chromosome 19, mOrcOrc1.1, whole genome shotgun sequence harbors:
- the LOC125962182 gene encoding translation initiation factor IF-2-like, whose amino-acid sequence MAQIELEAWGGGRGWGGRGSGERNLSSARRTSPGQAPSPRPEAAGPGNPDRARTHVLERPPVAAPQPPPFPARPQRALPAAQETRQAESFRPRRLEKGRSQPPGLEGSFPPGFPRRPQWTRRPGGAAPRSRGRGVGEAGPGAALTSATVSGMQIRYSFSSMVLPAADPRGGKRGAPPDQQGCRPGSGQSARSPVLGPGRRISPGGALRSWLPPLRPRACQGLGPGVRGSPASFLAEVDPPGTRCCKVSQGGRETHWKPL is encoded by the exons ATGGCTCAG ATCGAGCTTGaggcttggggtgggggaagggggtggggagggaggggttcgGGAGAAAGGAACCTGAGCAGCGCGCGGAGGACGAGCCCAGGACAAGCACCCTCCCCTCGCCCTGAAGCTGCGGGACCCGGGAACCCGGACCGGGCCCGCACCCACGTGCTGGAGCGCCCCCCTGTGGCCGCTCCGCAGCCCCCGCCGTTCCCCGCTCGCCCGCAGAGAGCTCTCCCCGCGGCCCAAGAAACAAGACAAGCAGAAAGTTTCCGACCCAGGCGGTTAGAGAAAGGTCGAAGCCAG cctcccGGTTTGGAAGGCAGTTTTCCACCAGGGTTTCCCCGCCGCCCGCAGTGGACCCGCCGGCCGGGAGGCGCGGCGCCCCGGAGCCGGGGACGGGGAGTGGGCGAGGCCGGGCCCGGCGCGGCGCTTACCTCGGCTACGGTGAGCGGCATGCAGATCCGGTACTCCTTCAGCAGCATGGTCCTGCCGGCCGCGGACCCCCGAGGCGGGAAGAGGGGGGCTCCCCCAGACCAACAAGGCTGCCGCCCAGGCTCAGGGCAAAGCGCCCGGAGCCCCGTGCTCGGACCCGGGCGGCGAATTAGCCCCGGCGGTGCGCTCAGGTCCTGGCTTCCTCCTCTCCGCCCGAGAGCATGTCAAGGCTTGGGTCCTGGTGTTCGCGGCTCCCCCGCCTCCTTCCTCGCCGAGGTCGATCCGCCTGGAACGCGGTGTTGCAAAGtcagccagggagggagggagacccactGGAAACCGCTCTGA